In Candidatus Nomurabacteria bacterium, a genomic segment contains:
- a CDS encoding MBL fold metallo-hydrolase has product MHIYWHGLACFRLVLRDLSILIDPYDASVGLKPPRFASDLVLATSDRPEHGNITAGGGDPFRITGPGEYEVKNVFVWGHGVQHNGDKKRRTTLYVIEAEGLTIAHLGDLSTVLTENQLDRLEGVDILCLPVGGNDVLDAKKASALVSEIEPRIIIPMMYKTPGVKMKLDPVDAFLKEYGAQDAEKVDKLKITPKELPQDATRVVIVQS; this is encoded by the coding sequence ATGCATATTTATTGGCACGGTCTCGCCTGCTTCCGCTTGGTGCTCCGCGATCTGAGCATATTAATTGATCCCTATGATGCCTCGGTCGGTTTGAAACCGCCCCGCTTTGCATCGGATTTAGTATTAGCTACGAGCGATCGACCAGAGCACGGGAATATTACTGCTGGCGGTGGCGATCCTTTCCGCATTACTGGTCCAGGTGAGTACGAGGTGAAGAATGTTTTTGTGTGGGGCCATGGCGTGCAACACAACGGTGACAAGAAACGACGCACCACGCTTTATGTTATTGAGGCAGAGGGGTTAACTATTGCTCACCTCGGTGATCTCTCAACAGTTTTGACTGAAAATCAACTTGACCGTTTAGAGGGTGTCGACATCCTCTGTTTGCCGGTTGGTGGAAATGATGTCTTGGATGCAAAGAAGGCAAGCGCTTTGGTCAGCGAAATCGAGCCACGCATCATTATTCCAATGATGTATAAAACCCCAGGCGTGAAAATGAAGCTGGACCCGGTTGATGCATTCTTGAAAGAATACGGTGCGCAAGATGCGGAGAAGGTAGATAAATTGAAAATCACGCCAAAGGAACTTCCTCAAGATGCTACTCGCGTCGTAATCGTGCAATCATAA
- a CDS encoding S1 RNA-binding domain-containing protein has product MAKLLAEEDQQPRLPKVGDLVEGKVLSVSKSEVHLDIDGITTGVVRGRELFDESGDSADLKISDLAQATILELENENGEMELSFRHAGHQKAWNELEDLQSNAKPIDVPIIEANRGGLMVRVGRVEGFLPVSQLTTEHYPRVEGGDKNKILEKLQSYVGSSFKVKVIDVDETDSKLIVSEKAAWEEQHQEKLSQYEVGQSVKGKVTGVVDFGAFVEFDSGLEGLVHISEMAWQRVDDPHDLVKVGDEIEVKIIGIEGNKISLSMKQLTEDPWMQAVEKYKVGDVVKGKVTKLNPFGAFVELDEEIHGLAHISELSEKNISHPGEVLKVDESYDFKILSIEPKSHRLGLSIKAINQPDEPAAEETKDEEEKSVPSDESSEENTEEEVDNDSSKEQS; this is encoded by the coding sequence ATGGCAAAATTGCTAGCTGAAGAAGACCAACAACCTCGATTACCAAAGGTTGGTGATTTAGTTGAAGGGAAAGTATTAAGCGTTTCCAAGAGCGAAGTACACTTGGATATTGATGGCATTACCACGGGCGTTGTCCGAGGTCGCGAATTATTCGACGAATCAGGTGATTCAGCGGATTTGAAAATTAGCGATCTTGCCCAAGCTACTATTCTCGAGCTTGAAAATGAAAACGGTGAAATGGAATTATCCTTCCGACACGCCGGACACCAAAAAGCCTGGAATGAATTAGAGGATCTCCAATCAAATGCGAAACCAATTGACGTACCAATCATTGAAGCCAATCGTGGTGGACTCATGGTCCGCGTCGGTCGCGTAGAAGGATTCTTGCCTGTCTCTCAACTTACTACCGAGCACTATCCTCGCGTAGAAGGTGGCGACAAAAATAAGATTCTTGAAAAACTACAAAGCTATGTCGGTAGCAGCTTCAAGGTAAAAGTAATTGACGTTGATGAAACTGACAGCAAGCTGATTGTTTCAGAAAAAGCAGCTTGGGAAGAGCAACATCAAGAAAAGCTTTCTCAGTACGAAGTTGGTCAAAGCGTCAAAGGTAAAGTTACCGGCGTAGTTGACTTCGGTGCTTTTGTAGAATTTGATTCTGGGCTCGAGGGTCTAGTCCACATTTCTGAAATGGCATGGCAGCGAGTTGACGACCCACACGACCTCGTCAAGGTTGGCGATGAAATTGAAGTGAAGATTATCGGCATTGAGGGAAATAAAATTTCTCTCTCCATGAAGCAACTCACTGAAGATCCTTGGATGCAGGCGGTTGAGAAATATAAGGTTGGCGATGTCGTGAAAGGAAAAGTAACAAAGCTCAATCCATTTGGCGCCTTTGTAGAACTGGATGAAGAGATTCATGGCTTAGCCCACATCTCTGAACTCTCTGAGAAAAATATCAGCCATCCGGGTGAAGTGTTGAAAGTTGACGAAAGCTACGACTTCAAAATTCTCTCCATCGAACCAAAGAGTCACCGCCTCGGTCTCTCCATTAAGGCTATTAATCAGCCGGATGAGCCAGCAGCAGAAGAGACAAAAGATGAAGAGGAAAAGAGCGTACCAAGTGACGAAAGCTCAGAAGAAAATACAGAGGAAGAAGTAGATAACGATTCATCAAAGGAACAATCCTAA
- a CDS encoding ATP-dependent metallopeptidase FtsH/Yme1/Tma family protein, with translation MRSLFKNFIIFAFIFLVIAGVLSVLNSPLGSSQEVPLSDALAKVKAGEVKEVVVDGAKLSLTLQDDQTITTKKEESESFTELAQNYGITTEQLDAVKLSVKVDSTSVWLTPLLTFLVPFLLIGGFIWFTFRQVQGQNSRALSFGRSNPRQQEPQKQRKRVLFKDVAGAQESKEELKEVVEFLKSPKKFLSLGARIPRGVLLVGSPGTGKTLLAKAIAGEADVPFFNISGSEFVEMFVGVGASRVRDLFRRAKKSAPCIIFIDEIDAVGRQRGAGIGGSHDEREQTLNQILVEMDGFDTDTNVIVIAATNRPDILDPALLRPGRFDRRVVIDLPDLNDREAILKVHADKKPLAPSVNLRTVAERTPGFSGADLANLLNEAAILAARANRKSVEMDDCLQAIEKVILGPERRSRVISDKEKKITAYHEGGHALVGHVLPNVDPVRKISIISRGMAGGYTLKLPSEDKHYRSKSEFLDELAMMLGGWTAERLIFHDITTGASNDLKEATALARRIVTQYGMSDALGPRTFGQKEEMVFLGREIHERRDYSEKIAQQIDEEVSTIIKDAQHRAEKILNEQRDMLENIAAYLIAHETIEQEEFEKLVGAKEAATPTEHKTAEETVQT, from the coding sequence ATGCGTTCACTCTTCAAAAACTTCATCATCTTCGCGTTTATTTTCCTGGTTATTGCCGGGGTATTAAGCGTACTTAATAGTCCTCTTGGCTCTAGTCAAGAAGTGCCACTCAGTGATGCGCTGGCAAAAGTAAAAGCAGGTGAAGTAAAGGAAGTGGTGGTTGATGGAGCAAAACTGTCTCTGACACTGCAGGACGATCAGACCATTACCACGAAGAAAGAGGAAAGTGAATCATTCACCGAGCTCGCCCAGAACTATGGCATCACCACTGAGCAATTAGATGCAGTGAAACTCAGCGTGAAGGTTGATTCAACTTCCGTTTGGCTCACCCCACTTCTCACTTTCCTGGTTCCATTCCTACTCATTGGTGGATTCATTTGGTTCACCTTCCGACAAGTGCAAGGACAAAATAGTCGAGCGCTTTCTTTCGGACGGAGCAACCCTCGCCAGCAAGAACCACAAAAGCAAAGAAAGCGTGTGCTATTCAAGGACGTGGCTGGTGCCCAAGAATCCAAAGAAGAACTGAAAGAGGTGGTTGAATTCCTTAAGAGTCCGAAGAAGTTCCTGAGCCTAGGCGCGCGCATACCGCGTGGCGTCCTCCTCGTTGGCTCACCAGGAACAGGTAAGACACTACTCGCTAAAGCTATTGCTGGCGAGGCAGACGTACCCTTCTTCAACATCTCTGGATCGGAATTCGTTGAAATGTTTGTTGGTGTGGGAGCTTCTCGCGTACGTGATCTTTTCCGCCGAGCGAAGAAAAGCGCTCCTTGCATTATCTTCATTGATGAAATTGACGCAGTCGGACGCCAACGCGGTGCCGGCATTGGCGGCAGCCATGATGAGCGTGAACAGACCCTGAACCAAATCCTGGTGGAGATGGACGGCTTTGACACTGACACAAACGTGATTGTTATTGCCGCAACCAACCGACCTGACATTCTCGATCCAGCCTTGCTGCGCCCTGGTCGTTTTGACCGACGTGTTGTCATTGACCTGCCGGATCTGAACGATCGTGAGGCTATCTTAAAGGTACACGCGGATAAAAAGCCATTAGCTCCATCAGTAAACCTTCGCACCGTTGCTGAGCGCACCCCTGGTTTCTCTGGTGCTGATCTCGCAAACCTGTTGAATGAAGCGGCTATCCTGGCTGCGCGCGCCAATCGCAAAAGCGTAGAAATGGATGACTGTCTGCAGGCAATCGAAAAAGTTATCCTGGGACCCGAGCGACGAAGCCGTGTTATCTCAGACAAGGAAAAGAAGATTACCGCCTATCACGAAGGCGGACACGCTTTAGTCGGTCACGTGCTTCCAAATGTAGACCCAGTGCGCAAAATCTCAATCATTTCCCGAGGCATGGCTGGAGGCTACACATTAAAACTACCTTCTGAAGATAAACATTATCGCAGCAAGTCGGAATTCCTCGACGAGCTAGCTATGATGCTCGGTGGCTGGACAGCAGAACGACTGATCTTCCATGACATTACGACCGGCGCTTCTAATGACTTAAAGGAAGCGACCGCCCTAGCTCGTCGGATTGTGACGCAATACGGTATGAGTGACGCATTAGGACCACGCACCTTTGGTCAAAAAGAAGAAATGGTCTTCTTGGGCCGTGAAATCCACGAACGTCGTGATTACTCAGAAAAAATTGCCCAGCAAATCGACGAGGAAGTAAGCACAATCATCAAAGACGCGCAGCATCGAGCTGAAAAGATTCTCAATGAGCAGCGCGATATGCTCGAAAACATTGCTGCGTATCTCATCGCTCACGAGACTATTGAACAAGAAGAGTTTGAAAAGCTCGTTGGCGCAAAAGAAGCAGCTACCCCAACTGAACACAAGACTGCTGAAGAAACAGTACAGACATAG
- a CDS encoding TIGR00730 family Rossman fold protein has product MPSKKTDMNTVEEHITHPSQLSPKAKPERHVQPFDFKNNISWRIFRILSEFIDGFEFISELKHPVTIFGSARTGENEKEYKQARLLAKKLGKAGYTIVTGGGPGIMEAANRGAVEVKAESIGLNIQLPYEQRMNKWVQRGIGFYYFFSRKTMMSTSSRAYVFFPGGFGTLDEFFTIATLIQNGKIDKRPLILFGCEYWCDLDAFIRKRMLQDGAISKKDAQLYTITDDMDEVLRLVKKAKGRQFTFM; this is encoded by the coding sequence ATGCCAAGCAAAAAAACAGACATGAATACAGTAGAGGAGCACATTACTCATCCCTCCCAGCTCAGTCCAAAGGCGAAGCCAGAGCGACATGTGCAACCTTTTGATTTTAAAAATAATATTTCTTGGCGGATTTTTCGCATTCTGTCCGAGTTTATTGATGGCTTTGAATTTATCTCGGAGTTGAAGCATCCCGTGACTATTTTTGGCTCAGCTCGAACTGGAGAAAATGAAAAAGAATATAAGCAGGCACGCTTGCTTGCTAAGAAGTTAGGTAAGGCTGGGTATACTATTGTGACCGGCGGCGGGCCAGGTATTATGGAGGCTGCAAATCGGGGCGCTGTCGAGGTAAAGGCTGAATCGATTGGTCTTAACATTCAATTACCGTACGAGCAACGCATGAATAAGTGGGTGCAGCGGGGCATTGGGTTTTACTATTTCTTCTCGCGTAAGACTATGATGTCTACCTCATCGCGCGCCTATGTATTTTTTCCAGGAGGTTTTGGAACACTCGATGAGTTTTTTACCATTGCTACTCTTATTCAGAATGGGAAGATTGATAAACGCCCACTCATTCTTTTTGGGTGCGAGTATTGGTGTGATCTTGATGCATTTATTCGCAAGCGAATGTTGCAAGATGGTGCAATTAGCAAAAAAGACGCACAGTTATATACCATCACTGATGACATGGATGAGGTATTGCGCTTAGTGAAAAAAGCAAAAGGCCGCCAGTTTACTTTTATGTAG
- a CDS encoding thioredoxin family protein, which translates to MAPIESTQAKLGSELPDFNLIGTGGGMNAPRDFADYKVLVVAFICNHCPYAKAAIPRLIKLQEEYLEKSVMFVGINANDPKEYPEDDMEHMTKYAQEWGMNFPYLVDDTQEVAKAFGAVCTPDIFVYDRDRKLAYHGRIDDNWQDEEQVSTYDLKEALEALIIGADVNPEQHPSMGCSIKWKQ; encoded by the coding sequence ATGGCACCAATCGAATCAACCCAAGCAAAACTAGGCAGCGAATTACCCGATTTCAATCTCATCGGTACAGGCGGAGGTATGAATGCGCCTCGTGATTTCGCAGATTATAAAGTGTTGGTGGTTGCCTTTATTTGTAATCACTGTCCATACGCCAAGGCAGCTATTCCGCGCCTTATTAAGCTGCAAGAGGAATATCTAGAGAAGAGCGTCATGTTTGTCGGTATCAATGCCAATGATCCAAAGGAATACCCTGAGGATGACATGGAACACATGACAAAGTACGCCCAAGAATGGGGCATGAACTTCCCTTACCTGGTAGACGATACCCAGGAAGTTGCCAAGGCTTTTGGCGCGGTTTGCACTCCGGATATCTTCGTCTATGACCGTGACCGTAAGCTTGCCTACCATGGACGAATTGATGATAACTGGCAGGATGAGGAACAGGTAAGCACCTATGATCTCAAGGAAGCGTTGGAAGCACTGATTATTGGTGCGGATGTGAATCCAGAACAGCATCCATCCATGGGCTGCTCGATTAAGTGGAAGCAGTAG
- a CDS encoding RluA family pseudouridine synthase, giving the protein MNIAAIEKDIEVDAAHDGARLDRFLVDHIEGISRAELQRWIKQGEVRVNGKNAIPHQALKVCDRIHIEHQASEQHTPDALAAIQVLAEEKDFLIISKPSGVLMHATPNSHEQTLADWLLAHYPELHGVGEDPTRPGIVHRLDRDVSGLLLVARTPDAFIYYKNLFQERAMEKVYIALAHGSVEEDGMIELPISRSQSNRRRMAARADGIGRPAITAYHILKRYPHLTLLEVKPKTGRMHQIRVHLNAIGHPIVGDRLYVKKASKATQLRRPFLHAHKLAFVDQEGKERAYTLAIPQELQEYLDTLDEKHENS; this is encoded by the coding sequence ATGAACATTGCCGCTATAGAAAAAGATATCGAAGTAGACGCCGCACATGACGGGGCGCGTTTAGATCGCTTCCTGGTTGATCATATTGAGGGCATTTCACGCGCTGAGCTGCAACGTTGGATTAAGCAAGGTGAGGTTCGAGTGAATGGGAAAAATGCTATTCCTCATCAAGCGCTGAAAGTTTGCGATCGCATTCACATCGAGCACCAAGCATCCGAACAACACACGCCGGATGCTCTAGCTGCTATTCAAGTGCTAGCCGAAGAAAAAGATTTCCTCATCATCTCAAAACCTTCTGGCGTCCTCATGCACGCCACACCAAATTCGCACGAACAAACTTTAGCTGACTGGCTACTCGCGCACTACCCCGAGTTGCATGGTGTCGGCGAAGATCCTACACGACCTGGCATTGTGCATCGCCTTGATCGTGACGTATCCGGCCTCCTGCTCGTTGCCCGCACTCCAGACGCATTCATCTATTATAAAAATCTTTTTCAGGAACGGGCAATGGAAAAAGTATATATTGCCTTAGCTCACGGGAGCGTTGAAGAAGATGGAATGATTGAACTGCCCATCTCCCGTTCTCAATCAAACCGCCGGAGGATGGCAGCCCGAGCTGATGGTATAGGACGTCCGGCAATTACCGCCTATCATATTTTGAAGCGCTATCCTCATCTGACCTTACTTGAGGTGAAGCCAAAGACTGGACGCATGCATCAAATCCGCGTCCATCTCAATGCCATTGGCCACCCGATTGTGGGCGACCGTCTCTATGTAAAAAAGGCCAGCAAGGCCACCCAACTGCGACGACCCTTCCTCCATGCCCATAAACTAGCCTTTGTCGACCAAGAGGGCAAAGAAAGGGCCTATACTCTAGCAATACCCCAGGAATTACAGGAGTATCTGGATACGCTTGACGAGAAACACGAAAATAGCTAG
- the rplS gene encoding 50S ribosomal protein L19 — protein sequence MSETLAPLHDSLPEVKSGQQVRVHQKISEGDKERNQVFEGVVLKRSGGKGPSASITVRKIGAGGIGVERIFPLHSPVITKVEVVGEAKTRRANLSYLRKPRAKQLKMKSVK from the coding sequence ATGTCAGAAACACTAGCTCCGCTGCATGACAGCCTTCCTGAAGTGAAGTCAGGTCAGCAGGTCCGAGTCCATCAAAAAATCAGCGAGGGGGACAAGGAACGCAATCAGGTTTTTGAAGGCGTTGTCTTAAAGCGCAGTGGCGGCAAAGGCCCATCAGCCAGTATTACTGTTCGCAAAATTGGTGCTGGTGGCATTGGTGTAGAACGCATCTTCCCTCTTCATTCACCTGTCATCACCAAGGTTGAAGTAGTGGGTGAAGCAAAGACACGACGAGCAAATCTCAGCTATCTCCGTAAGCCTCGCGCCAAGCAGCTGAAGATGAAGTCAGTCAAATAA
- a CDS encoding GIY-YIG nuclease family protein, whose amino-acid sequence MSFVYILLLNNQELYVGFTADLNRRLEEHQLGRSGYTSKYLPVKLLFYEAFTSEVDARRREKYLKTSKGKSTIRMMLRTTLQ is encoded by the coding sequence ATGTCATTCGTTTATATCCTGCTACTTAATAATCAAGAGCTCTACGTCGGATTTACTGCCGACCTTAATCGACGACTTGAAGAGCATCAACTAGGTAGGAGTGGTTACACAAGTAAGTACCTACCAGTAAAACTACTTTTTTATGAAGCCTTTACCAGCGAAGTGGATGCGCGGCGAAGAGAGAAATATTTAAAAACGAGTAAAGGTAAATCAACGATACGGATGATGCTCCGTACTACACTGCAGTAA
- a CDS encoding UDP-glucose/GDP-mannose dehydrogenase family protein, translating into MKISVIGATGYVGLVSATCLAEIGHTVTCFGRNAEAINKLQRGNIPIYEPGLNELVKKNIKAKRLRFTTNFDLAVKESLAIFIAVGTPPLPNGKADLRAVFEVAQRIGQSMTDYKVIVDKSTVPVGTGQEVKHIIAKEYSGRFDVASCPEFLREGSAIEDFMHPDRVVIGTDSEKAKRVMLDIFKPQKTTKLTTNIESAELIKYASNAFLATKISFINEISNLCDLVRADVEEVARGMGLDKRIGQSFLKAGVGYGGSCFPKDVSALKELAGSSGYDFQLLKAVIEVNNTQRSVVIAKAKQLLGSLRNKHIGVLGLAFKQNTDDVRESAAIDIIKLLQKAGAKITAFDPVATEKAKSKLTRVKYAKSAKEACKQTDLLVIVTEWPEFAQLDWKKIRPTMRQAKIVDGRNLLDPIKMRELGYQYLSVGR; encoded by the coding sequence ATGAAAATATCTGTAATTGGCGCCACCGGCTACGTCGGTCTCGTCTCAGCAACCTGCCTTGCCGAAATTGGCCATACGGTAACTTGTTTTGGTAGAAACGCAGAAGCGATAAATAAATTACAGCGTGGCAATATTCCTATTTATGAACCCGGCTTGAACGAACTAGTCAAAAAGAATATAAAGGCAAAGCGTCTTCGCTTCACCACGAATTTTGATCTAGCAGTAAAAGAAAGTCTCGCAATCTTTATTGCCGTAGGAACACCTCCGCTACCAAACGGTAAAGCAGACCTACGCGCCGTATTTGAAGTTGCACAACGTATCGGGCAAAGCATGACCGACTATAAGGTTATTGTTGATAAAAGCACTGTGCCAGTTGGAACGGGCCAAGAGGTGAAGCACATTATTGCAAAGGAATACTCAGGAAGATTTGATGTTGCTTCATGTCCAGAATTTTTGCGCGAGGGTTCAGCTATTGAAGACTTCATGCATCCAGATCGAGTGGTTATTGGTACTGATTCTGAAAAAGCAAAAAGGGTTATGCTTGATATTTTCAAACCCCAGAAGACTACTAAGCTCACTACAAATATTGAAAGTGCCGAACTTATTAAGTATGCTTCCAATGCTTTCTTGGCCACCAAAATTTCATTTATCAATGAGATATCCAACCTTTGCGATTTAGTCCGGGCTGATGTTGAGGAAGTCGCTCGAGGTATGGGCCTAGATAAGCGTATTGGACAAAGTTTCTTAAAGGCTGGAGTGGGATACGGCGGCAGCTGTTTCCCTAAGGATGTGAGTGCCTTAAAAGAACTTGCGGGATCTAGTGGCTATGACTTTCAGTTACTTAAGGCTGTCATTGAGGTAAACAATACACAACGATCAGTCGTCATTGCAAAAGCAAAACAACTACTTGGTTCCTTGCGGAACAAACACATCGGCGTACTTGGACTGGCTTTTAAGCAAAATACTGATGATGTACGGGAGTCTGCTGCCATAGACATTATTAAACTGCTGCAAAAGGCTGGTGCAAAAATTACTGCTTTTGACCCAGTGGCTACAGAAAAAGCAAAAAGTAAGCTTACTCGCGTAAAGTATGCCAAGTCAGCCAAGGAAGCATGTAAGCAGACTGATCTCCTTGTCATTGTGACTGAGTGGCCTGAATTCGCTCAGCTTGATTGGAAAAAAATCCGTCCAACTATGAGACAAGCAAAAATTGTTGATGGACGTAACCTGCTTGATCCAATAAAGATGCGAGAGTTGGGGTATCAATATCTCAGCGTAGGTCGATAG
- a CDS encoding Arc family DNA-binding protein, protein MAVQRRTKPFLLRVDSTTLEALERWASDELRSLNGQIEWVLREALKKRGRLKDKR, encoded by the coding sequence ATGGCGGTACAAAGGAGGACAAAGCCATTTTTGCTCCGTGTTGATAGCACAACCCTAGAGGCACTCGAAAGGTGGGCTAGTGATGAATTGCGCAGCCTGAATGGTCAAATCGAGTGGGTGCTCCGTGAAGCGTTGAAGAAACGAGGGCGCTTAAAAGATAAACGCTAA
- a CDS encoding SPFH domain-containing protein, with product MIKEKAVRSTNGFVAAPSLFVLLCLAAFGFIYAATANTIWLVIVSILLGIAVLFCTSGFFIVNPNEAAVAQLFGKYIGSEKQSGFRWMNPFTSRRRISLRIRNFESGKLKVNDSDGNPIEIAAVIVWKVVDTAEAMFNVDDYENFVHVQSEAALRNMATSYPYDAHQEGVVSLRGNTNDVAEKLKAEVQDRLAKAGVEVIEARISHLAYAPEIASAMLQRQQASAVVAARTRIVEGAVGMVEMALEELSKKDVVKLDEERKAAMVSNLLVVLCSDRHAQPVVNTGSLYQ from the coding sequence ATGATTAAAGAAAAAGCTGTTCGTTCGACTAATGGCTTTGTTGCTGCTCCTTCCTTATTTGTGCTCTTGTGTCTGGCGGCGTTTGGTTTTATTTATGCCGCAACTGCGAATACCATCTGGCTAGTAATTGTTTCCATACTCCTAGGGATAGCTGTTCTTTTTTGTACAAGTGGTTTTTTTATTGTAAATCCAAATGAGGCTGCAGTTGCGCAGTTGTTTGGTAAGTATATAGGTTCAGAAAAACAGTCAGGCTTTCGTTGGATGAATCCTTTTACAAGTCGACGAAGAATTTCTCTTCGCATACGAAACTTTGAAAGCGGAAAGTTAAAAGTAAATGATTCTGATGGTAACCCCATCGAGATTGCTGCAGTCATAGTTTGGAAGGTTGTCGATACTGCTGAGGCAATGTTCAATGTTGATGACTATGAAAATTTTGTCCATGTACAGAGCGAAGCTGCTCTCCGTAACATGGCTACCTCATATCCCTATGACGCTCATCAAGAAGGTGTGGTCTCATTGCGTGGGAACACAAATGACGTAGCTGAAAAACTAAAAGCTGAAGTGCAGGACCGTTTGGCAAAAGCAGGTGTTGAGGTTATTGAAGCGCGAATTAGTCACTTAGCTTATGCACCAGAGATTGCCAGTGCAATGCTCCAGCGCCAGCAGGCAAGTGCGGTGGTAGCCGCCCGAACGAGAATAGTTGAAGGTGCGGTGGGCATGGTAGAGATGGCGCTTGAAGAGCTTTCAAAAAAAGACGTTGTAAAATTAGATGAGGAGCGAAAGGCTGCCATGGTGAGCAATCTCTTGGTTGTGCTTTGCAGTGATCGTCATGCGCAACCGGTGGTGAATACCGGAAGCTTGTACCAATAA
- a CDS encoding DedA family protein translates to MNELLHTISQYFLHLDESLGIAISTYGTWVYALLFGIVFLETGIVIMPFLPGDSLLFAAGALSDAGSLNIILLFALLFTAAVLGDGLNYWIGKHLGRRVYELRNSRWLRKEHLDRTHRFYERYGAKTIVIARFVPIVRTIAPFVAGVGLMRYRHFFTYNVLGAFLWVSIFLFGGYFFGRLPFIQENFSFVVVAIIAISLLPALWEFIKSRRSKESTSQIEFNKPE, encoded by the coding sequence TTGAACGAGCTATTACACACTATTTCTCAATACTTTCTCCACTTAGATGAAAGCCTTGGAATAGCTATAAGCACATACGGCACCTGGGTCTATGCGCTTCTTTTTGGTATTGTCTTCCTTGAGACGGGCATTGTGATTATGCCCTTCTTGCCAGGGGATTCGCTTCTTTTTGCCGCTGGAGCGCTGTCTGATGCAGGGTCACTAAATATTATACTTCTCTTTGCCTTGCTGTTTACTGCGGCTGTGTTAGGCGATGGATTAAACTATTGGATAGGGAAGCACCTTGGTCGAAGAGTATATGAGTTGAGAAATTCTCGTTGGCTAAGGAAGGAGCATCTTGACCGTACCCATCGTTTTTATGAAAGGTATGGAGCAAAGACAATTGTCATTGCGAGATTTGTTCCAATTGTTCGTACCATAGCTCCCTTTGTTGCAGGTGTTGGCTTAATGCGATATCGTCACTTTTTCACTTATAATGTGCTTGGAGCATTCCTCTGGGTCAGCATTTTCTTGTTCGGAGGATATTTTTTTGGCAGGCTTCCTTTTATCCAGGAGAATTTTAGTTTTGTCGTAGTTGCTATCATTGCTATTTCATTATTGCCCGCCCTCTGGGAGTTTATTAAAAGTCGCAGAAGCAAAGAGTCTACTTCGCAGATTGAGTTTAATAAACCCGAGTAA
- a CDS encoding polymer-forming cytoskeletal protein, with product MALLNREEKQSQHIDTVIGRNVQVEGNFNGEGNVTVEGTVSGTLKTAKDLIVGSAAKIKADVEAENISVAGEIQGNVIARGKLELSSSAKIIGNVKTSTLSVESGAVLHGKCTMNETKDKLATDEAIEMPAKLK from the coding sequence ATGGCACTACTTAATAGAGAAGAAAAACAATCACAACACATCGATACCGTTATTGGCCGAAACGTTCAGGTTGAGGGCAATTTTAATGGTGAAGGCAATGTAACCGTAGAGGGTACGGTTTCAGGTACCTTAAAGACAGCTAAAGATCTCATCGTTGGATCAGCCGCAAAGATTAAAGCTGATGTTGAAGCTGAAAACATAAGCGTTGCGGGTGAAATTCAAGGAAACGTTATCGCACGCGGTAAACTTGAGCTAAGTTCAAGCGCAAAAATAATTGGCAATGTAAAAACCTCAACTTTGTCGGTAGAGTCAGGCGCAGTTTTGCACGGCAAATGCACTATGAACGAAACGAAAGACAAGCTTGCAACTGATGAAGCGATTGAAATGCCCGCTAAGCTAAAATAA